A window of the Pogona vitticeps strain Pit_001003342236 chromosome 4, PviZW2.1, whole genome shotgun sequence genome harbors these coding sequences:
- the ZNF281 gene encoding zinc finger protein 281 encodes MKLGSGFLGGGGSGGGSSSSKRPAMDPTFPPSMVMFNHRLPPVTSFTQPAAPPQHCGPTPASSATSSSSSSSSSSSSSSSSSSSSTATSAAATAEPPGPPPPPHPQGMTFKKEPAGGFPLTVPSSASSSQRSPWGFFHSLMNIKQEKPSDQEEEDQQHHHHHHHHYGGLFGIAGEERHPTLGGSGGGGGGGVEGANPSVIQDLNFLQHLHHYPHRGDLLLGLRSGGEAGPPGSDEPKHDAQARKMKRPKSESQGIKAKRKPSNSSRPLVAGDGEAAMLSASQKPHVCEHCNAAFRSSYHLRRHVLIHTGERPYQCGQCNMGFIQKYLLQRHEKIHSREKPFGCDQCSMKFIQKYHMERHKRTHSGEKPYKCETCQQYFSRTDRLLKHRRTCGEAIGKAGAGMDPGPSNHSMGNLSMLSQGNTGSSRRKSKAKSISSENKEHKPSQKVSESQIASNMTLQNYAVDFPIVSSSGGLIGTGIEDLQKKVPKLVFKKGNRKGADKNFLNFVSPLPDLLGQKQLSGKPGGSLGLVTNTGVDAIGLLQAASGKPGQLSSNYDDAMQFSKKRRYLQTASSNSAFSINVGHMASQPSVIQSAGVSVLDSETPLSLIDSPSLSSDIKSCHDKSGIPDEVLQSLLEQYSHKSEGQKEDPFSIPEQRVDLHASGEHTEMGQEENLSPSSQTTSNDKTSMLQEYSKYLQHAFERTTNSTGFAFGPSFQFVSLHNHTLFQDKQIYTTSPLECGFSQSVTSVLPPTLSKPPFGMLLGSQPGFYLSALEATHQQLTPSQELDDLIDSQKNIDASSNYQSTPQKLSSQKEQKSLESSTSFPVPSQELANQIDPQKDLDHRATYQIETFAQAFGSQFKTGSRVPMTFIANSNGEVDHRVRTSVSDFSGYSNVMSDVSEPCSTRVKTPTSQSYR; translated from the coding sequence ATGAAGCTGGGCAGTGGCTTTCtggggggcggcggcagcggcggcggctcctcttcTTCTAAGAGGCCGGCAATGGACCCCACCTTCCCCCCCAGCATGGTCATGTTCAACCACCGCCTGCCGCCAGTCACCAGCTTCACCCAGCCGGCCGCACCCCCCCAGCATTGTGGGCCGACGCCGGCCTCCtcggccacctcctcctcctcgtcatcttcctcctcctcttcgtcgtcgtcttcctcttcttcctcctccaccgccaCGAGTGCAGCGGCCACTGCCGAGCCCCCtggcccgcctcctcctcctcaccctcaGGGCATGACTTTTAAGAAAGAGCCGGCAGGGGGTTTCCCTCTGACTgtgccctcctctgcctcctcatcCCAGAGGAGCCCCTGGGGCTTCTTCCACTCACTAATGAACATCAAACAAGAGAAGCCCAGTGACCAAGAGGAAGAGGACCAAcagcaccatcaccaccaccatcaccattatGGGGGCCTCTTCGGGATAGCTGGGGAGGAGAGACACCCCACTCTTggtggcagcggaggaggaggaggaggaggagtggaagGAGCTAACCCCAGCGTGATCCAAGACCTCAACTTTCTCCAACACTTGCACCACTATCCCCACAGAGGAGACTTGCTGCTGGGCCTCAGAAGTGGCGGTGAAGCGGGTCCTCCTGGCTCCGATGAGCCTAAGCATGATGCCCAGGCCCGGAAGATGAAGAGGCCAAAGTCGGAATCTCAGGGAATCAAAGCCAAGCGGAAGCCAAGCAATTCCTCCAGGCCCCTTGTGgctggagatggagaagctgccaTGCTGTCCGCTAGCCAGAAACCTCATGTTTGTGAACACTGCAACGCTGCCTTCAGGAGCTCCTATCATCTGCGTAGGCATGTGCTCATCCATACCGGAGAGAGGCCTTACCAGTGTGGCCAGTGCAACATGGGGTTCATTCAGAAGTATTTGTTACAGAGACATGAAAAGATCCACAGCAGAGAGAAGCCGTTTGGGTGTGACCAGTGCAGCATGAAATTCATCCAGAAGTATCACATGGAGAGACACAAGAGGACACACAGCGGAGAAAAGCCATACAAATGTGAAACCTGTCAGCAGTATTTTTCAAGGACTGATAGACTGTTGAAGCACAGACGTACATGTGGAGAAGCCATAGGGAAAGCAGGTGCTGGAATGGATCCTGGGCCATCAAACCATAGCATGGGAAACCTGTCTATGTTGTCTCAGGGAAATACAGGTTCTTcaaggagaaaaagcaaagcaaaatctaTATCCTCTGAAAACAAAGAACACAAGCCTAGTCAAAAAGTATCTGAATCTCAAATTGCATCTAATATGACCTTGCAGAATTATGCAGTGGACTTTCCTATAGTGTCTTCCAGTGGTGGTTTGATTGGCACTGGGATAGAAGATCTGCAGAAAAAGGTGCCAAAATTAGTCTTTAAGAAAGGAAACAGGAAGGGTGCAGACAAAAATTTTCTGAACTTTGTGTCACCATTACCAGACCTTCTTGGTCAAAAACAATTGTCTGGGAAACCGGGTGGCTCTCTTGGCTTAGTCACAAATACTGGTGTAGATGCTATTGGTCTTCTCCAAGCTGCAAGTGGTAAACCAGGTCAATTAAGTAGCAATTATGATGATGCCATGcaattttcaaagaaaagaagataTTTGCAAACTGCCAGTAGTAACAGTGCCTTTTCTATAAATGTTGGGCATATGGCCTCCCAACCGTCTGTTATTCAGTCTGCAGGTGTAAGTGTTCTGGATAGTGAAACCCCGTTATCTCTTATTGATTCGCCATCTCTAAGTTCTGACATCAAATCTTGTCATGACAAATCTGGCATTCCTGATGAAGTGTTACAAAGTCTTCTAGAGCAGTACTCTCACAAATCTGAAGGCCAGAAAGAAGATCCTTTCAGTATCCCTGAACAGCGTGTGGACTTGCATGCTTCAGGAGAACATACAGAGATGGGGCAAGAGGAGAATCTGAGCCCCAGCTCCCAAACAACTTCAAATGACAAAACAAGCATGCTGCAAGAATACTCAAAATACCTCCAGCATGCTTTCGAAAGAACAACCAATAGCACTGGTTTTGCTTTTGGACCTAGTTTCCAATTTGTAAGCCTTCATAACCATACTTTGTTTCAGGACAAACAAATATATACCACATCTCCACTTGAGTGTGGTTTCAGCCAATCTGTTACCTCAGTGTTGCCACCTACATTGTCAAAGCCTCCTTTTGGTATGTTGCTTGGATCTCAGCCAGGTTTTTATTTATCTGCTTTGGAGGCAACCCATCAACAGTTGACTCCTTCACAGGAGCTAGATGATCTGATAGACTCTCAAAAAAACATAGATGCTTCATCAAACTATCAGTCTACACCTCAAAAGCTGAGTAGCCAGAAGGAACAAAAATCCCTAGAATCTTCAACAAGCTTTCCAGTTCCATCTCAGGAGCTGGCTAACCAGATAGATCCTCAGAAGGACCTAGATCATCGAGCAACGTATCAGATAGAAACCTTTGCACAAGCATTTGGTTCTCAGTTTAAGACGGGCAGCAGGGTGCCAATGACTTTTATTGCTAACTCTAATGGGGAAGTGGACCATAGAGTCAGGACTTCAGTATCAGATTTCTCAGGGTATTCAAATGTAATGTCTGATGTAAGTGAGCCATGTAGTACAAGAGTAAAAACCCCAACCAGCCAAAGTTATAGGTAA